A window of Drosophila subobscura isolate 14011-0131.10 chromosome E, UCBerk_Dsub_1.0, whole genome shotgun sequence contains these coding sequences:
- the LOC117890474 gene encoding tubulin-specific chaperone E, whose translation MVGIIDETQLFYPLGTRIKIANNYGTVRYVGEVIGHMGTWLGIEWDDGMRGKHNGIVDGKRYFQTQMPTAGSFIRPGKVGPCASLEDAARERYLNYDSSNVDESLIREAQASLQASLFEVVGMDKIARKQSKFEQLSEVSVDETPVNSAGYLKDFTQLTTLNVNHTLIWNWETVASITQQLPSLKNLNLSSNRLVLPSASQIAELEPAFRHLKHINLSSCGFTDWKDVMQTALLWPHIVSLSLQENPLSQLAVVDCKRIFTQLQELDLHRTNLMDFDQVVKLSNITTLRSLNLIENGIEEIKLPDCQPQDKLNIFVSLEKLNLLHNPIWNEAAAFNELDKLPKLNHLCKTPHLKSNFDEMVSKAVGCIAGLQFINKAKVTAGERRGAEYDIWKKYSLEWMQATQQGADALREFCRKHRTYPFLVKKYGSPADFVPGKQVKKSNLIKLSIVHQATGEIWEKKVPRMITVQTLQGLVMKRFRLTDIVPQLCYHDAKHPELVVPLDNNAKTLDFYSVQELDTVLVQ comes from the exons atgGTCGGAATTATTGATGAAACGCAGCTGTTTTATCCCTTGGGGACACGCATCAAAATAGCAAACAACTACGGGACAGTGCGATATGTGGGCGAG GTGATCGGGCATATGGGCACTTGGCTGGGCATCGAGTGGGATGACGGCATGCGAGGCAAGCACAATGGAATTGTGGATGGCAAGCGATACTTTCAAACGCAAATGCCCACCGCTGGAAGTTTCATACGTCCGGGAAAGGTGGGTCCGTGCGCCAGCCTGGAGGATGCTGCCCGCGAGCGGTATCTGAACTACGACTCAAGCAATGTGGATGAATCGTTGATACGGGAGGCCCAGGCCAGTCTTCAGGCCTCGCTATTCGAGGTGGTGGGGATGGACAAGATAGCGCGCAAGCAAAGCAAGTTCGAGCAACTTTCGGAAGTGAGCGTCGATGAGACGCCAGTGAACTCGGCCGGGTACCTGAAGGATTTTACGCAGTTGACGACGTTGAATGTGAACCACACGCTGATTTGGAACTGGGAAACAGTGGCAAGCATTacgcagcagctgccatcCTTGAAGAATCTGAATCTTAG CTCTAATCGATTGGTCTTGCCCTCGGCATCACAAATTGCGGAGTTGGAGCCTGCCTTCCGTCATCTGAAGCACATAAATTTAAGTAGTTGCGGCTTCACTGACTGGAAGGATGTCATGCAGACGGCCTTGCTCTGGCCGCACATTGTGTCGTTGAGTCTGCAGGAGAACCCTCTGAGTCAACTGGCTGTGGTCGACTGCAAGCGGATTTTCACTCAGCTGCAGGAACTAGACTTGCATCGCACAAACCTTATGGATTTCGATCAAGTTGTCAAGTTGAGCAATATCACCACATTGCGCTCATTGAATCTCATAGAGAACGGAATTGAGGAGATTAAGTTGCCCGACTGTCAGCCTCAGGACAAactcaacatttttgtgtctctGGAGAAACTCAACCTACTCCATAATCCCATTTGGAATGAG GCCGCTGCATTCAACGAGTTGGATAAGCTGCCGAAGCTGAACCACCTGTGCAAGACGCCGCATTTGAAGTCAAACTTTGATGAAATGGTATCCAAAGCTGTTGGCTGCATTGCCGGATTGCAGTTTATCAACAAAGCTAAAGTAACTGCTGGGGAGAGGCGTGGCGCCGAGTACGATATTTGGAAGAAATATTCCTTGGAGTGGATGCAGGCGACGCAACAGGGAGCAGATGCTTTACGCGAGTTCTGCCGAAAGCATCGCACTTACCCGTTTCTAGTTAAAA AGTATGGCTCTCCGGCAGACTTTGTTCCAGGCAAACAAGTTAAGAAATCGAATCTGATTAAGCTCTCCATAGTGCATCAGGCGACCGGAGAGATCTGGGAGAAGAAAGTGCCGAGAATGATTACAGTGCAAACCTTGCAAGGATTGGTCATGAAGCGGTTTCGGCTGACCGACATTGTTCCCCAGCTGTGTTACCATGATGCCAAGCATCCTGAGCTGGTGGTTCCCCTGGACAATAATGCCAAAACTCTGGATTTTTATTCAGTGCAGGAACTTGACACAGTTTTGGTTCAGTAG
- the LOC117890477 gene encoding transmembrane protein 164, which yields MSTMEWDWSWAVGGITAEVPRTTGPECINYMTDRRRWIETVLLSALFVFIMHRSWKRLAPIQLPPLHEIQTSHSPTRLFLLVAMSMVFGIEMGFKLSGQSMIFALNPCHVQTCLQIYLLAAKPTKTTTAMFRIQMSNLNGPFLAFLFPEVEGRTYPFEQSTYWIQHALLYIIPIYIIRSGAYSVEDLGDFHWTRIGTAFMLFYHFIFLSPLSIFTGINLDHMLCAAMSDPFQGPNYRLFACCHQALLCPLLSKGTVLLFGRRMNASSENGVRMRNVGRETLPAAATEAEAAMYHQRTQQEYATAEEATDTLMRHRYNAQAAAASSGGMHSHDADEMAAIYDAAEYRMPTTRID from the exons ATGTCCACAATGGAATGGGACTGGAGTTGGGCCGTTGGAGGCATTACCGCTGAGGTTCCCAGGACGACGGGGCCTGAGTGCATAAACTATATGACGGATCGGAGACGCTGGATAGAGACGGTGCTGCTGTCGGCCCTCTTTGTCTTCATTATGCACAGGTCGTGGAAGCGTCTTGCCCCCATACAACTGCCGCCACTCCATGAGATTCAAACATCGCACAGTCCCACGCGGCTGTTCCTCCTAGTCGCAATGTCCATGGTGTTTGGCATTGAGATGGGCTTTAAGCTTTCTGGACAATCGATGATCTTCGCCTTGAACCCCTGCCACGTGCAGACTTGTCTGCAG ATCTATCTCCTGGCCGCCAAGCCTACAAAGACAACTACGGCAATGTTTCGGATACAAATGAGCAACCTGAACGGCCCTTTCCTTGCCTTTCTCTTCCCCGAGGTGGAGGGCCGCACTTATCCCTTCGAGCAGTCCACGTATTGGATACAGCATGCGCTGCTCTACATTATACCCATTTACATTATCCGTAGCG GAGCGTACTCCGTGGAGGACCTTGGCGACTTCCACTGGACAAGAATTGGAACAGCTTTCATGCTGTTTTATCACTTCATTTTCCTCTCCCCACTATCCATA TTTACTGGCATCAATCTGGATCACATGCTGTGTGCTGCCATGTCTGACCCATTTCAGGGCCCCAACTACAGACTCTTTGCTTGTTGCCATCAGGCTTTGCTCTGCCCGCTGCTCAGCAAGGGAACCGTACTCCTGTTTGGCCGCCGCATGAACGCCTCCAGTGAGAATGGAGTGAGGATGAGGAACGTGGGTCGTGAGACTttgccagcggcagcgaccGAGGCGGAGGCTGCCATGTATCATCAGCGTACGCAGCAGGAGTACGCCACAGCAGAGGAGGCCACAGATACATTAATGCGGCATCGGTACAATGCtcaggcagcggcggcatcgTCGGGTGGAATGCATTCGCATGACGCGGACGAAATGGCGGCCATATACGACGCGGCGGAATATAGGATGCCCACAACCCGGATCGACTAG